The bacterium genome window below encodes:
- a CDS encoding glycosyltransferase family 39 protein produces MNRKNTICLIFILFFSFLLNFTGINWGVPSIVRNKLYFENECEIKKSLEGVTEEKVVKSQTLYEGKLKGSKFNPIRSYHPDESQFIQSVSNMNPKKFDFNPHYFWYGCLYFWFLIAFLGIAYLVGYIKLSYDLLFFYLHPEEMAKFYITGRMVSVVFGVLTVLFVFLIAKKLYGEKRGLVSSLFLAITPFFVINSHYISTDIISLFFIALTFFISLKILESNTNKWYILGGIFAGLAGSAKYTGILVILIIHLSHFLKEKTLGCLFSKKVILSYVFALISFSATSFYCFISYYEVISCIKGVKGKGNIFSGILYYLRALYHGIGWPLLCLSFFGLILCFWKIRKQEVLMISWIVISILFFSLCSQRLDRYMLVIAPFLSIFASRSLDISFNKYLKNIVVFFVLVATFIFTLGYIRIFVRENVRTIAGKWILANIPKGTKIGVEIDPYQFETPPINQYRYNLCIAKNRVEIEKQSPQYFVLSDIQCRSRAFSLLNDIKNKGFKIEKEFSNPPRFFNIPFNENPSGDYLYLYPKIFIFKKNE; encoded by the coding sequence GTGAATAGAAAAAATACTATTTGCCTTATTTTTATTCTTTTCTTTTCTTTTTTACTTAATTTTACTGGTATAAATTGGGGGGTTCCAAGCATTGTTCGCAACAAGCTCTATTTTGAAAATGAATGTGAGATTAAAAAGTCTTTGGAGGGTGTTACAGAAGAAAAAGTAGTAAAATCACAAACATTATATGAAGGAAAATTAAAGGGGTCAAAATTTAATCCTATTAGGTCTTATCATCCTGACGAATCTCAATTTATTCAATCTGTAAGTAATATGAATCCAAAAAAATTTGATTTTAATCCCCATTATTTTTGGTATGGATGCCTTTATTTTTGGTTTTTAATAGCCTTTTTAGGTATTGCTTATCTTGTAGGTTATATAAAATTGAGCTATGATTTACTTTTCTTTTATCTTCATCCTGAAGAAATGGCTAAATTCTATATTACAGGAAGAATGGTTTCTGTGGTATTTGGTGTTCTTACTGTTTTGTTTGTATTTTTAATTGCAAAAAAATTATATGGAGAAAAAAGGGGATTGGTTTCTAGCCTATTTCTTGCTATAACCCCTTTTTTTGTAATAAATAGCCATTATATTAGCACAGATATTATAAGCCTTTTCTTTATTGCTCTAACCTTTTTTATCTCATTAAAAATATTAGAATCCAATACTAACAAATGGTATATACTAGGAGGAATCTTTGCAGGCCTTGCTGGTAGTGCTAAATATACAGGAATATTGGTAATTCTAATTATTCATCTTTCCCATTTTTTAAAAGAAAAAACATTAGGATGCCTATTTTCTAAAAAGGTTATTTTAAGCTATGTTTTTGCCTTAATTTCTTTTAGTGCTACCTCTTTTTATTGTTTTATCTCTTATTATGAGGTTATTTCTTGTATTAAAGGCGTTAAGGGTAAAGGAAATATATTTTCTGGAATCCTATATTATTTAAGGGCTTTATACCATGGAATAGGCTGGCCCCTCTTATGCCTCTCTTTTTTCGGTTTAATTCTTTGTTTTTGGAAAATAAGGAAACAAGAGGTTTTGATGATATCTTGGATAGTTATATCAATCCTATTTTTTAGTCTTTGTTCTCAAAGACTTGATAGATATATGCTTGTAATTGCTCCTTTCTTAAGCATCTTTGCATCAAGGTCATTAGATATTTCTTTTAATAAATATTTAAAGAATATAGTAGTATTTTTTGTTTTAGTTGCCACATTCATTTTTACCCTTGGTTATATCAGAATTTTTGTAAGAGAAAATGTAAGAACAATCGCAGGAAAATGGATTTTGGCAAATATACCCAAAGGGACAAAGATTGGCGTAGAGATAGATCCCTATCAATTTGAAACACCTCCGATAAATCAATATAGATACAATCTATGTATTGCTAAAAACAGAGTAGAAATTGAAAAACAAAGCCCTCAATATTTTGTTTTAAGCGATATACAGTGTCGCTCTCGGGCTTTTTCTCTATTAAATGATATTAAAAATAAAGGCTTTAAAATAGAAAAAGAATTTTCTAATCCCCCAAGATTCTTTAATATTCCCTTCAATGAAAATCCTTCAGGTGACTATTTATATCTCTATCCAAAGATATTTATATTCAAAAAGAATGAATGA
- a CDS encoding dolichyl-phosphate beta-glucosyltransferase, which yields MNEEIYLSVVIPVYNEGDKIEKTLDTIIKYLDGKKYTYEIIVVDDGSLDKTPGIIEEISKGNSKIKLLKNELNQGKGYSLKRGILATRGKYVLFTDCDLSTPFEEIDKILAFLEKDYDIAIGSRKLKDSFIEVHQPWWREFMGSVFYFFAHLLIIKEVSDFNCGFKGYRGNVAHHLYGKGRLKRWGFDVEIIFLTKKFKYKMKEVPVRWINAKTTKVNLLLDSIRSFTELIQIRLNEIIGLYKSE from the coding sequence ATGAACGAGGAGATTTATTTAAGTGTAGTAATTCCTGTATATAATGAAGGGGATAAAATTGAAAAGACCCTTGATACAATTATTAAATATTTGGATGGCAAGAAATATACATATGAGATTATTGTAGTAGATGATGGAAGTTTAGATAAAACCCCTGGCATTATAGAGGAAATATCAAAAGGAAATTCAAAGATTAAGCTTTTAAAAAATGAACTTAATCAAGGCAAGGGATATAGTTTAAAAAGGGGGATTCTTGCTACAAGAGGTAAATATGTTCTTTTTACTGATTGTGATCTTTCAACGCCATTTGAAGAGATAGATAAAATCCTTGCTTTTCTTGAAAAAGATTATGATATAGCAATTGGTTCAAGGAAATTAAAGGATTCCTTTATAGAGGTTCATCAACCGTGGTGGAGAGAATTTATGGGTAGTGTATTCTATTTTTTTGCCCACTTGTTAATTATTAAAGAGGTTTCTGATTTTAATTGTGGATTTAAAGGATATAGGGGGAACGTTGCCCATCATCTTTATGGAAAAGGAAGGCTTAAAAGATGGGGGTTTGATGTAGAGATAATTTTCCTTACAAAAAAATTCAAATATAAAATGAAAGAGGTGCCTGTAAGATGGATTAATGCTAAAACAACTAAGGTAAATCTCCTATTGGATTCCATTCGTTCATTTACAGAATTAATTCAAATAAGGTTGAATGAGATAATAGGTTTATATAAAAGTGAATAG